The Rosa rugosa chromosome 3, drRosRugo1.1, whole genome shotgun sequence sequence AAGGTCGTTTGGCTTGCACCAAATCAACCAAAGCTCTCTGTGTCTCGAGATTTACAATCCCGCGACAATTCCAGACAAGGACGTTGCCTTGCAGCATGGTGGCCGGTATGGTGGCAATTAGGGCGGCGCAGATGAGTGCGGCGCTTAAGGTTTTTTTTCCAAGTTTGACTTGAAATATATCCGTTATGTAAGAACCCAATTGGACATATCATCTAATAATAAAGTTTACACAATAATTATATGTGATGTCTTTCAATTAAATCAAAGGATCATATATGCAGTAAATCAGTGGCTATAATGTTGTGATTGATGTTATAGATTATGAGCCTAATAATATGTCTTAAAGGATATGAAATCAAGTGACTTAACCACTAAGGAGGTGCATATGGTAAGTGATAAATTCTCTTTAATGGGTGGGTTCTATCACTTGGCACCTATATAAGTCAAGGTCCCTGTTCTCCCAATGCTACCGGTTCACAAGTAATCTCGCCCCATTGAGAGATAGAACAAATCGCTATTGGAGAGAACAGAAGACTTTGTCTTACCGAATCCTTGCTTGAAGACGATGGACTCCATAGGTATTCATTCTATCTACAAACATTTATAGTCATTCAAAATGTTTTGTACTTAGTATCTCTATCTCTATGCAGATGATGACATgttcatatttattttatgatctatcaagtggtatcagagccactcTGCATATATAGGGATCGGTTGAAGTTTTGGTtgttccttaaaaagaaaaatgatatcTCTCATTTGGGTCTTttgtataaacaaaacaataggGAAATTTGGAATAAAgtaaattacaataaaataaaatggggcctggtttttattttattttatttcaaacGGTGCGTTTTGTTTTATTGGAATCAACATGATTCATCCCATTCATCCCCATTCTTCCGCTGCACATTTTGGGTTTTCAGAAATCCAGTTTTGGGGGTTTTTTCTTTCGGTGTTTATGCTTCTTATTTACTCAAATCAAGCAATGGGTTATTCACACTCTATCGCTGGGAGCCCATATCATGTCCCTTTTACTGTTTCCATGCTTATACCCATCCATACTTCATGCTTCTATCATTAAATTTAAGGATCGAAATTCATTGAGGTTagcatttattttctttccaaTGTCTCGATTGTGTGGTTGGATATAATCAGAAATAGTATGTATGTATTATACTTCAACTTGCAGGAACAAAATGCTCAGGTATTGGTATGTAGTTTGGCAATTTTTGCTAAGCTAATTAAGTTTCATTCTTGCATATCAGAGTATATGAATGCGTAGAACATATAATTGCATAATTATTCATTATGAGTATTTTTCTGGGCTAGATGGCAATTCAGCATCCAacatatgtttatatatatttttttttgcaatatATGTTTTTTGTTTGAGGTCTTATTTAAGTTAAAGTTTTTAATCGAAACCTTCACACTTAAATATACACTTCATAAGACTCAAACAAAACATTGGTCTAGTTCTGAGATACCCCATAATGATTTTTCCTTGCCATACAGGTGTTAAAATTGTTCAGGTTTTTCTCAGTTCATGGTTATAATATTAGACCAAAATTGTGACCTTAAAATATGATATATGGATATTATCTTGCCATACAGGTGTTAATTAAGTATATCGTAGTTTAAGTCAGCACATCAAAGGAATTTAGAGCACATAAAGAAATCTTATCATCTTGCTCACATGCGTTGATAAAATTTATCAAGTTTCGTGTTCTATAAAGCTTGTGGTGTGGTAAAGAACTCAAGGCACTAATAAATTTCTTGCTCACATGTGTTATTTAATAGTGCAACTAAAGATTGGGGTTATTTGAACAATTTTTTGTGCTCTCTTAattgttcttttgttctttgTATGACATGTTTAGGATAATTTTCTTAAGGCCTATTACATGTTTTACTTTACAGTTTCTTCTGCGCTTATGACACCCATAGAAATTCTGAGTGCAACCAACTTTAAGGGCTGGAAGCATGACGTAATGATAAACCTAGGAATTATGGATCTCGATTTAGCCTTAAGGGAGGATCAGCCTGTGATTACTCCAACCAGTACTAATGCTCAGAAGGAGAAAGCTGAAAAATGGGAGAGATCTAACAGGGTGGCATTGTTGTTCATGAAAAAGTACATGAATGAGACTGTTCGAGGTAGCATTGCAGAAACTAATGATGCCAAAGCTTATCTGGCAGCCATAGGACAGAAGTTTCAGGAATCCTCAAAGGCAGAAACAGGAAACCTGATGATGGCACTGTCTAAGGCGCAGTTTGAAGGAGAAGGAAGCGTTAGGGCGCATATTATGAAGCTGATTGACCTGAGCAAGAAACTTTCAGCCCTAGCAATTCCTATTCCTGATCCTTTCCTTGTCCATTTTGCTCTTGAATCTCTTCCAGATGCCTATAGCCAACTGAAGGTTAGCTATAATACTCAGAAAGAGAAGTGGAACATAGATGAGCTTATTGCCCACTCTGTGCAAGAAGAAGCTAGgctgaaaaaggaaaaggagaaATCTGTCCTTTTGGTTATCCAGTCAGGGATCAATAAAGGGAAGGCTGTTGGATCCTACAAACGCCCACCTCATCATGCCAAGAGTGATCCAAGGCAGAACTCCTCTTCATCCAAAGGATCTCAGAACCTTAAGCCAAAACAAACAACAGTTTTCAAATGCTTCTTTTGCAAAAATTCTGGTCACATGAAGAAAAACTGTGCTAAGTATAAGTCGTGGCTAGAAAAGAAGGGTACGTATCGTGTTTTTACTATCCTAGGTCCTTGTCTAGGTTCAGCTCATGTTTTTACAATAATTGAGTCAAATCTTATTTCTGTTCCTTCAAATTCCTGGTGGTATGACACCGGTTCTCCTATTCACATCTCAAATTCCTTGCAGGGCTTCGTAAACCGGAGAACTCCAAGTAGAGATGAAGTCAAAGTTTTCGTAGGGAATGGAGTCAAAGTTGCTGTTGAAGCCATAGGAACTGTTCACCTTAAGTTagaatctggttttgttttgattttaaaggATGTTTTGTTTATTCCTTCGATGAGAAGGAATTTAATTTCCCCTGTCAAACTTGTTAAGGATGGTTTCAATTTTACTGTTTCTGAAGAAATAAAGTTTTTCCTTAATTCAGATTATGTTGGTAGTGCTTATCTTCAAGATGACATGTGGCGTCTGAGGTGTTCTTATTCTGTTGATTCTTATCTCATAGAGCAATCTATAGGTTCCAAAAGagtcttaattaatgaaaattCCTCTTTTCTATGGCATAAACGTCTTGGACACATATCCAAAACACGTCTTCAACAGCTTGTTAAGTCTGGAATACTTCCAGCCTTAGATTTTTCTGATATGGCAATCTGTGTTGATTGCATAAAAGGCAAAATGACAAACTCCAGGAAGTTAGGTTCCACACGTAGTTCTAATCTACTAGAACTTATCCATTCAGATATTTGTGGTCCTTTTAATGTCAATACCATCTGTGGCAAAAAGTATTTTATAaccttcattgatgatttttcacgGTATTGCCATATCTACCTACTTTCTGAAAAATCTCAAAGTCTCGAAGCATTCAAAATTTACAAACCTGAAGTTGAAAAACAGTTGGAGAAATCCATTAAAGTGGTTCGATCCGACAGAGGAGGAGAATACTATGGCAAATATGATGAGGCAGGACAACATAAGGGTCCGTTTGCGAAATATTTGGAGGAATGTGGAATCATTGCACAATACACAACACCAGGTACACCAGAACAGAATGGGGTTGCAGAACGTAGAAATCGTACGTTGTTAAACATGGTCCGAAGCATGATCAGCAGAAGCAGTTTACCAATTTTTTTGTGGGGTGAAGCACTCAAGACTGCGAATTATATTTCTAACCGTGTACCTAGCAAAGCCGTTGATAAAACACCATTTGAAATCTGGAATGGTCGAAAACCGAGTCTTATGCATTTTCGTACCTGGGGATGTCCAGCAGAGGCTCGTCCTTACAATCCAGAAGAGAAAAAGCTAGATCCAAGAACCATTACTTGCCATTTTATTGGCTATCCTGATAAATCTAAAGGTTTTAAGTTTTATTGTCCTAGTCACTCCACTAGGATAATTGAAACTAATAAAGCCAAGTTTCTTGAGAATAATATGCCATCTACTGTTCAGGATTTTATTTTGGAGGAAGAGGGTGAAGAAGCTGTTCAAAATCCAGTAGCAAATGCTCCAGCCATTCCAGCCATAGTATACCCTTCAGTACCAGAAGATCCTCCTGTTCTTGATAATCAGATTGTTGAGAATCCCATTGATTTCGAACACCAAGATCTTCCTCCTAATCAAGCAGCCATAGCACAACCAGAAGCTGTTCCAATAAGGAGGTCTGAAAGAGTTCGTAAGTCTGCAATTTCAGATGATTATGTGCTATTTCTTCAAGAAGTAGAACCTGAAAAGTTTAGTACCTATCTTCAAGAGGTCGATTTTGATATCGGCGAAGAGAATGATCCAATCACTTATAACCAAGCCATCAATAGTTCCCAATCAGCTTTATGGACAGAAGCAATGCATGCAGAGTTAGAGTCCATGAGAGATAATCAAGTGTGGGAGCTAGTTGAACCAGCCCCAAATGTCAAGCCAATTGGGTGCAAGTGGGTCTTCAAAACAAAGAAGAACTCAGATGGAAGAATAGAAAGGTATAAAGCcaggttggtggcaaagggttTTACTCAAAGAGAAGGAGTAGACTACCATGAAACTTTTTCACCGGTTTCAACCAAAGATGCATTTCGGATGATTATGGCATTAGTAGCTCATTATGATATGGAGCTACATcagatggatgttaagacagcttTCCTTAACGGAGAGTTGGAAGAAGaaatttatatgaagcagccacAAGGTTTTGAGGAACGAGGAAGTGAGCACTTGGTTTGTAGGCTCAAAAGGTCAATTTATGGCttaaagcaagcttcaaggcaGTGGTACTTGAAGTTTGATTCAGTTGTAACTGAAAATGGTTTTGTGGAGAATCCTCTAGATGAATGCATTTACTTTAAGGTCTGTGGGAGCAGGTTTATTGTCTTGGTACTGTACGTTGACGACATTTTATTAGCTAGTACAGATATGAAACTACTCTTAGAGACTAAAGCATTCTTTTCCAAGtcttttgagatgaaggacttgggggAAGCATCTTTTGTGTTGGGAATCAAGATCACAAGAGATAGAAAACGGGGCCTGCTGGGAATTTCTCAAGAGAGttacatagacaaagtgctaAGGCGTTTTTCAATGGAAAATTGTGCTGGTGGAGATTTACCTATGAGCAAAGGTGACAAATTCAATAAGTCACAGTGTCCGAAGAATGATTTTGAGAAGAATGCCATGAAGAACAAGCCGTACGCTTCACTCGTAGGAAGTTTGATGTATGCCCAGGTTTGTACTCGCCCGGATATAGCCTTTGCTGTTAGTATGCTTGGTAGGTATCAAGTTAATCTAGGAGAGATTCATTGGACAGCGGGCAAGAAAGTTTTGAGATACCTGAAGAAAACTAGAGACTACAAGCTAGTGTACAGGAAAGGTGAATCATTAGATGTGGTTGGGTATTCTGACTCAGATCATGCAGGTGATAAGGATGACTTGAAGTCTACTTCTGGTTTTGTTTTCCTCATGGCTGGTGGAGCAATATCATGGAGTAGTTCAAAGCAAACTGAGGCTACCTTATCTACCATGcaatctgaatttattgcatTGAGTCATGCCACTACTCATGCAGTTTGGTTAAGAGATCTTATTCGCTGCACTCAGGTTGTTCCAACCATAGAAAGACCGATGCCTATCTATTGCGACAATTCTGCTGCAGTTTTCTTTGCAAAGAATAACAAGAGGTCTTCTAGCTCAAAACAAATAGAACTGAAATTTCTTCATGTAAGGAAGAAAACTGAAGAGCTAAAGGTGGTTGTTGAAGACATCAGAACAACAGAAATGATTGCTGATCCCCTCACCAAACCTGTGTCAGTTTCAGTATTTAACAAGCATGTTAAAAATATGGGATTAGTTGATAGCTTTAATTCCATAGAATAGTGGGAGCATATCTCCAAACTTTATCTATTTGCTTCTTTTTGTCTGCAGATTTGGTTTATATTGATTGCTGCAATTTGATACAATTGGTTGTTTCTCATTAATATTGGAATGTATTGTCACTTCTGCAATTGTTAAAAGATTATTTGATTGCTAGTATCTGACAATTTATTGCTGCAGCTCAAGTCTTGAATAGCTATTCGAAAGATCATTTGTCTTCAAGTATTTGATCACAATGAATTGAAATGTGTTTTTCATTCTGGAAACACATCAGCTTTATTGGAAGCATAAAGGGCTTTTCTACAAAGCCATAAGGTGAGACCATGATATGAGACGTTAAGTAATCACATTCAGTTACTCTTTATCAAATATTTTCATATCTTGTGGTGGCTCATGTGAATACAAGTGCTGATGCTATGGACATAAGGTGCTATGCAAATTGTTGCATCAGATTTCTTATGATCTGGTTTGAGTGGCTGTGTTTGACAGAGTCTTGAAGTTAGGTTATACTGTATGTATTGTCCATGTCGACTAAAGATTGGTttaatttggttttggattgaTATCTTTATTGTGTATTATatgatagtccaagtgggagaatgtaagaACCCAATTGGACATATCATCTAATAATAAAGTTTACACAATAATTATATGTGATGTCTTTCAATTAAATCAAAGGATCATATATGCAGTAAATCAGTGGCTATAATGTTGTGATTGATGTTATAGATTATGAGCCTAATAATATGTCTTAAAGGATATGAAATCAAGTGACTTAACCACTAAGGAGGTGCATATGGTAAGTGATAAATTCTCTTTAATGGGTGGGTTCTATCACTTGGCACCTATATAAGTCAAGGTCCCTGTTCTCCCAATGCTACCGGTTCACAAGTAATCTCGCCCCATTGAGAGATAGAACAAATCGCTATTGGAGAGAACAGAAGACTTTGTCTTACCGAATCCTTGCTTGAAGACGATGGACTCCATAGGTATTCATTCTATCTACAAACATTTATAGTCATTCAAAATGTTTTGTACTTAGTATCTCTATCTCTATGCAGATGATGACATgttcatatttattttatgaTCTATCACGTTAAACATCCATTTGTCACCATGAGGGATATGtatagggaagctgttagaGCAAAAAAAATGCCtatttttctctaaaaaaaaaaaagatatagatcaagaagttgttggagatgctcttagacAACTAGGAATTGTCAGATCATGCTGCATTAAACATCTATTGTCACTATGAGGGATAGATATAGAGAA is a genomic window containing:
- the LOC133737775 gene encoding uncharacterized protein LOC133737775, whose amino-acid sequence is MTPIEILSATNFKGWKHDVMINLGIMDLDLALREDQPVITPTSTNAQKEKAEKWERSNRVALLFMKKYMNETVRGSIAETNDAKAYLAAIGQKFQESSKAETGNLMMALSKAQFEGEGSVRAHIMKLIDLSKKLSALAIPIPDPFLVHFALESLPDAYSQLKVSYNTQKEKWNIDELIAHSVQEEARLKKEKEKSVLLVIQSGINKGKAVGSYKRPPHHAKSDPRQNSSSSKGSQNLKPKQTTVFKCFFCKNSGHMKKNCAKYKSWLEKKGLRKPENSK